In Drosophila simulans strain w501 chromosome 3R, Prin_Dsim_3.1, whole genome shotgun sequence, a single window of DNA contains:
- the LOC6727405 gene encoding short-chain specific acyl-CoA dehydrogenase, mitochondrial, translating to MQSVLTRSLSVARRSLNARQIASLSALSETHQMLQKSCRDFANNELSGNASKFDREHLYPEKQIRQMGELGVMAVAIPEELGGTGLDYVAYAIAMEEISRGCASAGVIMSVNNSLYLGPLLSFGNDAQKKDYITPFTTGERVGCFALSEPGNGSDAGAASTIATDKGDHFVLNGTKAWITNAFEAEAAIVFATTNKQLKHKGISAFIVPKATKGFSLGKKEDKLGIRGSSTCQLIFEDCVVPKENMLGEPGFGFKIAMQTLDAGRIGIAGQALGIGQAALELAVDYAQKRQAFGKPIAKLQSIQQKIADMSLAMESARLLTWRAAWLKDQKQPYTKEAAMAKLAASEAATLCSHQCIQILGGMGYVTDMAAERHYRDARITEIYEGTSEIQRLVIAGSILKEYAS from the exons ATGCAATCCGTACTCACCCGCTCGTTAAGCGTTG CCCGCAGATCTTTAAATGCTCGGCAAATTGCCTCATTGTCGGCTCTTTCGGAGACGCACCAGATGCTGCAGAAGTCCTGCCGGGACTTTGCCAACAATGAGCTCAGTGGAAACGCATCCAAGTTCGATCGGGAGCACCTTTATCCAGAGAAACAGATCCGCCAGATGGGTGAACTGGGCGTCATGGCAGTAGCGATTCCCGAGGAACTGG GCGGCACTGGACTGGATTATGTGGCCTACGCCATTGCCATGGAGGAAATCTCAAGGGGATGTGCCTCTGCTGGCGTCATCATGTCGGTGAACAACTCCCTGTATCTGGGACCGCTTCTCTCCTTTGGAAACGATGCCCAGAAGAAGGACTACATCACCCCGTTTACCACCGGCGAACGAGTGGGCTGCTTCGCGCTCTCTGAGCCTGGAAACGGATCCGATGCTGGAGCTGCTTCCACCATAGCCACCGATAAGGGCGATCACTTTGTGCTGAATGGCACGAAGGCCTGGATCACCAATGCCTTCGAGGCGGAGGCAGCCATTGTGTTCGCCACCACCAACAAGCAGCTAAAGCACAAGGGCATCTCCGCATTCATTGTGCCCAAGGCCACCAAGGGTTTCTCCCTGGGCAAGAAGGAGGATAAGCTGGGCATTCGGGGATCCTCGACGTGCCAGCTAATTTTCGAGGACTGCGTGGTTCCCAAGGAGAACATGCTGGGCGAGCCGGGCTTCGGTTTCAAGATTGCCATGCAGACGCTGGACGCCGGCCGCATAGGAATCGCTGGCCAGGCGCTGGGCATTGGTCAGGCTGCCCTGGAACTGGCCGTGGACTACGCCCAGAAGCGACAGGCCTTCGGCAAGCCCATTGCCAAGCTCCAGTCCATCCAGCAAAAGATCGCGGACATGTCGTTGGCCATGGAGTCGGCACGTCTGCTCACCTGGCGCGCCGCCTGGCTGAAGGACCAAAAGCAGCCCTACACCAAAGAAGCTGCCATGGCCAAGCTGGCTGCCTCGGAGGCGGCCACCTTGTGCTCCCACCAGTGCATTCAGATCCTGGGCGGAATGGGCTACGTGACCGACATGGCGGCCGAGCGTCACTACAGGGACGCCCGCATCACTGAGATCTACGAGGGCACCTCGGAAATCCAGCGACTGGTTATCGCGGGCTCCATTCTCAAGGAGTATGCTAGTTAA
- the LOC6727406 gene encoding uncharacterized protein LOC6727406 — protein sequence MSQTCQGTETLTIEALDFIYENEMEYLHLKQAPKKEEQAKAVKIKRLTCNINGCTYSTDRRRDLRRHRRSQKHMLLESYSDSESEVESSLFSCNVCGYKTAKRYCFDRHKESRRHIMKEQEECEKLMDEAERAEQPVKRVKRVEEPSPSDAEETRYAKDILHTCTPCDYSTTRKSQLKMQAKSQAQIEVVQSQLMPNEYIQYLPHDQEQMVELSLESGETEDEYLAYKKECSSTMECKPCEYRTARRFCFARHMRSERHLAKVQAELDGLEETEALEPVDYLEAENELEEIDHREERTVVEVLDMHAMEESDIVEDIQFLEEPNGLEEIDNLVEIDGVVQIEPGFEVIEYTTAEENVYEEIVYLTTEDSPEDISYLEYSYFLDNE from the exons ATGTCGCAGACATGCCAGGGAACGGAAACCCTGACGATAGAGGCTCTAGATTTCATCTACGAGAACGAAATGGAAT ACTTGCACCTCAAACAAGCGCCCAAAAAGGAGGAGCAAGCCAAGGCGGTGAAGATAAAGCGACTGACTTGCAACATAAACGGCTGCACTTACTCCACGGACCGGAGGAGAGACTTGAGGCGACACAGGCGGTCACAGAAGCACATGCTGCTGGAGTCCTACTCTGACTCCGAGTCCGAGGTAGAATCGTCGCTGTTCTCGTGCAACGTCTGCGGCTACAAGACCGCCAAGCGGTATTGCTTCGACCGGCACAAGGAGTCGCGGCGCCACATCatgaaggagcaggaggagtgcGAGAAGCTGATGGACGAGGCGGAGAGGGCGGAACAGCCGGTAAAACGCGTGAAAAGAGTGGAGGAGCCATCGCCCTCGGATGCGGAGGAAACACGATACGCAAAAGACATCCTGCACACATGCACGCCATGTGACTACAGCACCACTCGAAAATCTCAACTCAAGATGCAAGCAAAAAGCCAGGCGCAAATTGAGGTTGTGCAAAGCCAATTGATGCCGAATGAATACATACAGTATCTGCCCCACGACCAGGAACAGATGGTGGAACTATCGTTGGAGTCTGGGGAGACCGAGGACGAATACCTCGCCTACAAGAAAGAGTGCAGCTCCACCATGGAGTGCAAGCCCTGCGAATACAGAACGGCCAGGAGATTCTGCTTCGCTCGCCACATGCGATCGGAAAGGCACCTGGCCAAGGTTCAAGCTGAACTTGATGGCCTGGAGGAAACTGAAGCTCTTGAGCCGGTAGATTACTTGGAAGCGGAAAATGAGCTGGAGGAGATTGATCACAGAGAGGAGAGAACGGTTGTGGAGGTGCTTGATATGCATGCTATGGAAGAGTCAGATATTGTGGAGGATATACAGTTCCTAGAGGAGCCAAACGGACTGGAAGAGATCGACAATCTAGTGGAGATCGACGGGGTGGTTCAAATAGAGCCCGGCTTCGAAGTGATAGAATATACAACTGCCGAAGAAAACGTTTACGAGGAGATCGTGTACCTGACCACCGAAGACAGTCCGGAGGATATTTCCTACTTGGAATATTCCTATTTCCTGGACAATGAATAG
- the LOC6727407 gene encoding probable multidrug resistance-associated protein lethal(2)03659 isoform X1 gives MQSMKADELPENPRENSNIFSSLMFCFAMPTFFKGRKKTLDENDLYRALQEHRSDHLGSKLSEAWEKEVEKKRKKKKTPSLLKASMNVFGWRLAGLGLVLFILEIGFRVTQPLFLGGLVAYYADASNQEGDNQTKAYLYALGVILTSACNVLFMHPYMLGMFHIGMKARIAMTSMIYRKALRLSRTALGDTTIGQVVNLISNDVGRLDVSVIHMNYLWLGPVEIGIITYLMYREIGISAFFGVAVMLLFIPLQAYLGKKTSVLRLKTALRTDERVRMMNEIISGIQVIKMYAWEIPFSKMINYVRTKEMNAIRNVNYIRGTLQSFIMFVTRISVFVSLVGFVLLGKLLTAEKAFVITAYYNILRNTMTVYFPMGISQFAELLVSIRRIQTFMLHEETKVRDKSEDLDEQKLGKAGLIAEPTVAQTTGVLKPSSRRTSEAEHSIVISKLKAKWDQKSTDNTLDNISLKFKPRQLVAVIGPVGSGKSSLIQAVLGELNPDSGSVKVNGTLSYASQEPWLFTGTVRQNILFGLPMDKHRYRTVVKRCALERDFELLPYADKTIVGERGASLSGGQKARISLARAVYRKADIYLLDDPLSAVDTHVGRHLFDQCMRGFLREEIVLLVTHQLQFLEQADVIVIMDKGKISAMGTYESMAKSGLDFAQMLTDPSKKDEGAGDAPDKKSLSRQNSKLRDRHGSISSMESAAESLAAESPMQTQEGRVEGRIGMKLYKKYFGANGYGLFIVFAFFCIGAQVLASGGDIFLSYWVNKNGEAERDTFMARLRRAFPETRINADTDPVDIYYFTGINVSVIIFSLVRSMLFFYLAMRSSTTLHNTMFQGVTRAAMHFFNTNPSGRILNRFSKDLGQVDEILPSVMMDVMQIFLAIVGIVVVLCIVNVWYILATVFLVIVFYLLRVFYLSTSRDVKRLEAVTRSPIYSHLSASLNGLATIRAFGAQKELIAEFDNYQDMHSSGYYMFLATSRAFGYWLDCVCVVYIAVITLSFFLFSPENGGDVGLAITQAMGMTGMVQWGMRQSAELENTMTAVERVVEYEDLEPEGDFESKPNKKPPKDWPEDGKIVFDDLSLKYFPDKAADYVLRSLNIAIEGCEKVGIVGRTGAGKSSLINALFRLSYNEGAILIDSRDTNDLGLHDLRSKISIIPQEPVLFSGTMRYNLDPFDEYSDAKLWESLEEVKLKHVVADLPSGLQSKISEGGTNFSVGQRQLVCLARAILRENRILVMDEATANVDPQTDALIQTTIRNKFKDCTVLTIAHRLHTVMDSDKVLVMDAGKAVEFGSPFELLTTSEKKVFHSMVKQTGDSTFDALLKVAQKVGLRLKIQCNLSTCLSSLSSFQAHDDNLRLKKDS, from the exons ATGCAGTCAATGAAAGCCGATGAACTGCCGGAGAATCCGCGCGAGAACTCCAACATCTTCTCATCCCTGATGTTCTG CTTTGCCATGCCCACATTCTTTAAGGGACGCAAAAAGACACTGGATGAGAATGATTTGTACCGCGCCTTACAGGAGCACAGATCAG ATCACCTGGGCAGCAAGCTGAGCGAGGCGTGGGAGAAGGAGGTCGAGAAGAAgcgcaaaaagaagaagacCCCCAGCCTGCTGAAGGCCTCGATGAACGTGTTTGGCTGGCGCCTGGCCGGTCTAGGCCTGGTCCTCTTCATCTTGGAGATCGGTTTCCG AGTCACCCAGCCGCTGTTCCTGGGCGGTCTGGTGGCCTACTATGCGGACGCGAGCAACCAGGAAGGCGATAACCAGACGAAGGCATACCTCTACGCCCTGGGCGTGATCTTGACAAGCGCCTGCAACGTGCTCTTCATGCATCCCTACATGCTGGGCATGTTCCACATCGGCATGAAGGCCAGAATAGCCATGACAA GCATGATATATCGGAAGGCGCTACGATTAAGTCGAACGGCGCTGGGCGATACCACAATTGGTCAGGTGGTCAATCTCATCTCGAACGATGTGGGCCGGCTGGACGTCTCGGTTATCCACATGAACTATTTATGGCTGGGTCCGGTGGAGATTGGCATTATCACGTACCTCATGTACAGGGAG ATTGGTATCTCCGCCTTCTTCGGCGTGGCGGTGATGTTGCTGTTTATACCCCTGCAAGCCTATCTGGGCAAGAAGACCTCCGTGCTGCGATTGAAAACGGCTCTGCGGACGGATGAGCGTGTGCGCATGATGAACGAGATCATTTCGGGCATCCAGGTGATCAAGATGTACGCGTGGGAGATTCCCTTCAGCAAGATGATCAACTATGTGCGCACCAAGGAGATGAACGCCATCCGCAACGTGAACTACATCCGAGGCACGCTGCAAAGTTTCATCATGTTCGTCACGAGGATATCGGTGTTCGTAAGCTTGGTGGGATTCGTGCTGCTTGGAAAGCTTCTGACCGCCGAGAAGGCCTTCGTGATCACCGCCTACTACAATATCCTGCGTAACACCATGACCGTCTACTTCCCCATGGGAATATCCCAGTTTGCCGAGCTCTTGGTCTCGATCCGCCGTATCCAGACGTTCATGCTGCACGAGGAGACAAAGGTGCGTGACAAGTCGGAGGACCTGGACGAGCAGAAGCTGGGCAAGGCGGGTCTAATTGCTGAACCCACCGTGGCCCAGACCACTGGTGTACTGAAGCCAAGCAGTCGTCGCACCAGCGAAGCGGAGCACAGTATCGTCATAAGCAAGCTGAAGGCCAAGTGGGATCAGAAGAGCACGGACAACACGCTGGACAACATTTCACTAAAGTTCAAGCCGCGTCAACTTGTGGCCGTCATTGGGCCAGTGGGCTCCGGAAAATCCAGCTTGATTCAGGCTGTGCTGGGAGAACTGAATCCCGATTCTGGTTCGGTCAAAGTCAACGGCACTCTCTCGTACGCCTCCCAGGAGCCTTGGCTCTTCACCGGCACTGTGCGCCAGAACATCCTCTTCGGACTGCCTATGGACAAGCATCGCTACCGCACTGTGGTCAAAAGGTGCGCCCTGGAGCGGGACTTCGAGCTGTTGCCCTATGCTGACAAGACTATTGTGGGTGAGAGAGGAGCATCTCTCTCTGGAGGTCAGAAGGCGCGTATCAGTTTGGCCAGAGCTGTTTACCGGAAGGCTGACATCTACCTGTTGGACGATCCCCTTAGTGCCGTGGACACCCATGTCGGACGTCATTTGTTCGATCAGTGCATGCGTGGATTCCTGCGCGAGGAAATCGTACTGCTTGTGACCCATCAACTGCAGTTCTTGGAACAGGCCGATGTTATTGTGATCATGGACAAGGGCAAGATCAGCGCTATGGGCACCTACGAGTCCATGGCCAAGAGCGGTCTGGACTTCGCGCAGATGCTGACAGATCCCAGCAAGAAGGATGAGGGTGCCGGCGATGCCCCAGACAAGAAGAGCCTCTCGCGGCAGAACAGTAAATTGCGGGACCGACACGGCAGCATCTCCTCCATGGAATCTGCTGCCGAATCCTTGGCGGCGGAGTCTCCCATGCAGACGCAGGAAGGCCGCGTCGAGGGACGCATTGGAATGAAGCTATACAAGAAGTACTTTGGAGCGAATGGCTACGGACTGTTTATCGTATTTGCCTTCTTCTGTATTGGTGCCCAGGTGCTGGCCTCTGGTGGTGATATCTTCCTGTCCTACTG GGTGAACAAAAATGGTGAAGCGGAGCGTGACACGTTTATGGCCAGATTGAGACGCGCTTTCCCCGAAACCCGCATCAACGCCGATACCGATCCTGTGGACATCTACTACTTCACCGGCATCAATGTGTCTGTGATCATCTTCTCGCTGGTGCGGAGCATGCTCTTCTTCTACCTGGCAATGCGCAGTTCCACGACCCTGCACAACACCATGTTCCAAGGTGTGACCCGAGCGGCGATGCACTTCTTTAACACCAACCCCTCCGGACGCATCCTCAATCGCTTCTCAAAGGACTTGGGTCAAGTGGACGAGATTCTTCCCTCCGTGATGATGGACGTAATGCAGATCTTCCTCGCCATCGTGGGCATCGTAGTCGTCCTGTGTATCGTTAACGTTTGGTACATCCTGGCCACGGTGTTTCTTGTAATTGTTTTCTACCTCCTGCGCGTCTTCTATCTGAGCACATCCAGAGACGTAAAGCGACTCGAAGCTGTCA CACGTTCCCCCATTTACTCTCACTTGAGTGCTTCCCTTAATGGCCTGGCCACCATCCGAGCGTTTGGAGCGCAGAAGGAACTGATTGCCGAATTCGACAACTACCAGGATATGCACAGCTCAGGCTACTATATGTTCCTTGCCACGAGTCGAGCCTTTGGATACTGGCTGGACTGCGTTTGTGTTGTCTACATCGCTGTAATCACACTGagcttcttcctcttctccCCGGAGAACGGAGGTGACGTCGGTCTGGCCATAACACAAGCCATGGGCATGACTGGTATGGTCCAGTGGGGAATGAGACAATCGGCCGAGCTGGAAAACACAATGACGGCAGTGGAGAGAGTGGTGGAATACGAGGATCTTGAACCGGAGGGTGACTTCGAGTCCAAGCCAAATAAGAAGCCGCCAAAGGATTGGCCAGAGGATGGAAAGATCGTGTTCGACGACCTTTCGCTGAAGTACTTCCCCGACAAGGCGGCCGACTACGTGCTCCGATCCCTGAACATTGCTATCGAGGGTTGCGAAAAGGTGGGCATTGTGGGACGCACTGGTGCCGGCAAATCTTCGCTGATCAACGCTCTGTTCCGTCTGTCCTACAACGAGGGAGCCATCCTGATCGACAGCCGCGACACCAACGACCTGGGACTGCACGATCTGCGCAGCAAGATCTCCATTATTCCTCAGGAGCCGGTGCTGTTCTCGGGCACCATGCGTTACAATCTGGATCCCTTCGACGAGTATAGCGACGCCAAGCTGTGGGAGTCTCTGGAGGAGGTAAAGCTTAAGCATGTGGTGGCTGATCTTCCCAGTGGCTTGCAGAGCAAGATATCCGAAGGCGGCACCAACTTCAGCGTGGGACAGCGCCAACTGGTGTGTCTAGCTAGAGCCATTCTTCGAGAGAATCGCATTCTGGTGATGGACGAGGCAACGGCTAACGTGGATCCGCAGACGGATGCTCTTATCCAGACGACTATTAGGAACAAATTCAAGGACTGCACGGTGCTCACGATTGCCCATCGTTTGCATACGGTTATGGACTCGGACAAGGTGCTGGTAATGGACGCAGGAAAGGCGGTGGAGTTCGGATCTCCGTTCGAGCTGCTCACAACCAGCGAGAAGAAGGTGTTCCACAGCATGGTGAAGCAGACGGGAGACTCCACTTTCGATGCCCTGCTGAAGGTTGCCCAAAAGGTGGGATTGCGTTTAAAGATTCAATGTAACTTGTCCACATGCCTAAGCTCTTTGTCTTCCTTTCAGGCCCATGATGACAACCTGCGGCTCAAGAAGGATTCTTGA
- the LOC6727407 gene encoding probable multidrug resistance-associated protein lethal(2)03659 isoform X2, which yields MQSMKADELPENPRENSNIFSSLMFCFAMPTFFKGRKKTLDENDLYRALQEHRSDHLGSKLSEAWEKEVEKKRKKKKTPSLLKASMNVFGWRLAGLGLVLFILEIGFRVTQPLFLGGLVAYYADASNQEGDNQTKAYLYALGVILTSACNVLFMHPYMLGMFHIGMKARIAMTSMIYRKALRLSRTALGDTTIGQVVNLISNDVGRLDVSVIHMNYLWLGPVEIGIITYLMYREIGISAFFGVAVMLLFIPLQAYLGKKTSVLRLKTALRTDERVRMMNEIISGIQVIKMYAWEIPFSKMINYVRTKEMNAIRNVNYIRGTLQSFIMFVTRISVFVSLVGFVLLGKLLTAEKAFVITAYYNILRNTMTVYFPMGISQFAELLVSIRRIQTFMLHEETKVRDKSEDLDEQKLGKAGLIAEPTVAQTTGVLKPSSRRTSEAEHSIVISKLKAKWDQKSTDNTLDNISLKFKPRQLVAVIGPVGSGKSSLIQAVLGELNPDSGSVKVNGTLSYASQEPWLFTGTVRQNILFGLPMDKHRYRTVVKRCALERDFELLPYADKTIVGERGASLSGGQKARISLARAVYRKADIYLLDDPLSAVDTHVGRHLFDQCMRGFLREEIVLLVTHQLQFLEQADVIVIMDKGKISAMGTYESMAKSGLDFAQMLTDPSKKDEGAGDAPDKKSLSRQNSKLRDRHGSISSMESAAESLAAESPMQTQEGRVEGRIGMKLYKKYFGANGYGLFIVFAFFCIGAQVLASGGDIFLSYWVNKNGEAERDTFMARLRRAFPETRINADTDPVDIYYFTGINVSVIIFSLVRSMLFFYLAMRSSTTLHNTMFQGVTRAAMHFFNTNPSGRILNRFSKDLGQVDEILPSVMMDVMQIFLAIVGIVVVLCIVNVWYILATVFLVIVFYLLRVFYLSTSRDVKRLEAVTRSPIYSHLSASLNGLATIRAFGAQKELIAEFDNYQDMHSSGYYMFLATSRAFGYWLDCVCVVYIAVITLSFFLFSPENGGDVGLAITQAMGMTGMVQWGMRQSAELENTMTAVERVVEYEDLEPEGDFESKPNKKPPKDWPEDGKIVFDDLSLKYFPDKAADYVLRSLNIAIEGCEKVGIVGRTGAGKSSLINALFRLSYNEGAILIDSRDTNDLGLHDLRSKISIIPQEPVLFSGTMRYNLDPFDEYSDAKLWESLEEVKLKHVVADLPSGLQSKISEGGTNFSVGQRQLVCLARAILRENRILVMDEATANVDPQTDALIQTTIRNKFKDCTVLTIAHRLHTVMDSDKVLVMDAGKAVEFGSPFELLTTSEKKVFHSMVKQTGDSTFDALLKVAQKAHDDNLRLKKDS from the exons ATGCAGTCAATGAAAGCCGATGAACTGCCGGAGAATCCGCGCGAGAACTCCAACATCTTCTCATCCCTGATGTTCTG CTTTGCCATGCCCACATTCTTTAAGGGACGCAAAAAGACACTGGATGAGAATGATTTGTACCGCGCCTTACAGGAGCACAGATCAG ATCACCTGGGCAGCAAGCTGAGCGAGGCGTGGGAGAAGGAGGTCGAGAAGAAgcgcaaaaagaagaagacCCCCAGCCTGCTGAAGGCCTCGATGAACGTGTTTGGCTGGCGCCTGGCCGGTCTAGGCCTGGTCCTCTTCATCTTGGAGATCGGTTTCCG AGTCACCCAGCCGCTGTTCCTGGGCGGTCTGGTGGCCTACTATGCGGACGCGAGCAACCAGGAAGGCGATAACCAGACGAAGGCATACCTCTACGCCCTGGGCGTGATCTTGACAAGCGCCTGCAACGTGCTCTTCATGCATCCCTACATGCTGGGCATGTTCCACATCGGCATGAAGGCCAGAATAGCCATGACAA GCATGATATATCGGAAGGCGCTACGATTAAGTCGAACGGCGCTGGGCGATACCACAATTGGTCAGGTGGTCAATCTCATCTCGAACGATGTGGGCCGGCTGGACGTCTCGGTTATCCACATGAACTATTTATGGCTGGGTCCGGTGGAGATTGGCATTATCACGTACCTCATGTACAGGGAG ATTGGTATCTCCGCCTTCTTCGGCGTGGCGGTGATGTTGCTGTTTATACCCCTGCAAGCCTATCTGGGCAAGAAGACCTCCGTGCTGCGATTGAAAACGGCTCTGCGGACGGATGAGCGTGTGCGCATGATGAACGAGATCATTTCGGGCATCCAGGTGATCAAGATGTACGCGTGGGAGATTCCCTTCAGCAAGATGATCAACTATGTGCGCACCAAGGAGATGAACGCCATCCGCAACGTGAACTACATCCGAGGCACGCTGCAAAGTTTCATCATGTTCGTCACGAGGATATCGGTGTTCGTAAGCTTGGTGGGATTCGTGCTGCTTGGAAAGCTTCTGACCGCCGAGAAGGCCTTCGTGATCACCGCCTACTACAATATCCTGCGTAACACCATGACCGTCTACTTCCCCATGGGAATATCCCAGTTTGCCGAGCTCTTGGTCTCGATCCGCCGTATCCAGACGTTCATGCTGCACGAGGAGACAAAGGTGCGTGACAAGTCGGAGGACCTGGACGAGCAGAAGCTGGGCAAGGCGGGTCTAATTGCTGAACCCACCGTGGCCCAGACCACTGGTGTACTGAAGCCAAGCAGTCGTCGCACCAGCGAAGCGGAGCACAGTATCGTCATAAGCAAGCTGAAGGCCAAGTGGGATCAGAAGAGCACGGACAACACGCTGGACAACATTTCACTAAAGTTCAAGCCGCGTCAACTTGTGGCCGTCATTGGGCCAGTGGGCTCCGGAAAATCCAGCTTGATTCAGGCTGTGCTGGGAGAACTGAATCCCGATTCTGGTTCGGTCAAAGTCAACGGCACTCTCTCGTACGCCTCCCAGGAGCCTTGGCTCTTCACCGGCACTGTGCGCCAGAACATCCTCTTCGGACTGCCTATGGACAAGCATCGCTACCGCACTGTGGTCAAAAGGTGCGCCCTGGAGCGGGACTTCGAGCTGTTGCCCTATGCTGACAAGACTATTGTGGGTGAGAGAGGAGCATCTCTCTCTGGAGGTCAGAAGGCGCGTATCAGTTTGGCCAGAGCTGTTTACCGGAAGGCTGACATCTACCTGTTGGACGATCCCCTTAGTGCCGTGGACACCCATGTCGGACGTCATTTGTTCGATCAGTGCATGCGTGGATTCCTGCGCGAGGAAATCGTACTGCTTGTGACCCATCAACTGCAGTTCTTGGAACAGGCCGATGTTATTGTGATCATGGACAAGGGCAAGATCAGCGCTATGGGCACCTACGAGTCCATGGCCAAGAGCGGTCTGGACTTCGCGCAGATGCTGACAGATCCCAGCAAGAAGGATGAGGGTGCCGGCGATGCCCCAGACAAGAAGAGCCTCTCGCGGCAGAACAGTAAATTGCGGGACCGACACGGCAGCATCTCCTCCATGGAATCTGCTGCCGAATCCTTGGCGGCGGAGTCTCCCATGCAGACGCAGGAAGGCCGCGTCGAGGGACGCATTGGAATGAAGCTATACAAGAAGTACTTTGGAGCGAATGGCTACGGACTGTTTATCGTATTTGCCTTCTTCTGTATTGGTGCCCAGGTGCTGGCCTCTGGTGGTGATATCTTCCTGTCCTACTG GGTGAACAAAAATGGTGAAGCGGAGCGTGACACGTTTATGGCCAGATTGAGACGCGCTTTCCCCGAAACCCGCATCAACGCCGATACCGATCCTGTGGACATCTACTACTTCACCGGCATCAATGTGTCTGTGATCATCTTCTCGCTGGTGCGGAGCATGCTCTTCTTCTACCTGGCAATGCGCAGTTCCACGACCCTGCACAACACCATGTTCCAAGGTGTGACCCGAGCGGCGATGCACTTCTTTAACACCAACCCCTCCGGACGCATCCTCAATCGCTTCTCAAAGGACTTGGGTCAAGTGGACGAGATTCTTCCCTCCGTGATGATGGACGTAATGCAGATCTTCCTCGCCATCGTGGGCATCGTAGTCGTCCTGTGTATCGTTAACGTTTGGTACATCCTGGCCACGGTGTTTCTTGTAATTGTTTTCTACCTCCTGCGCGTCTTCTATCTGAGCACATCCAGAGACGTAAAGCGACTCGAAGCTGTCA CACGTTCCCCCATTTACTCTCACTTGAGTGCTTCCCTTAATGGCCTGGCCACCATCCGAGCGTTTGGAGCGCAGAAGGAACTGATTGCCGAATTCGACAACTACCAGGATATGCACAGCTCAGGCTACTATATGTTCCTTGCCACGAGTCGAGCCTTTGGATACTGGCTGGACTGCGTTTGTGTTGTCTACATCGCTGTAATCACACTGagcttcttcctcttctccCCGGAGAACGGAGGTGACGTCGGTCTGGCCATAACACAAGCCATGGGCATGACTGGTATGGTCCAGTGGGGAATGAGACAATCGGCCGAGCTGGAAAACACAATGACGGCAGTGGAGAGAGTGGTGGAATACGAGGATCTTGAACCGGAGGGTGACTTCGAGTCCAAGCCAAATAAGAAGCCGCCAAAGGATTGGCCAGAGGATGGAAAGATCGTGTTCGACGACCTTTCGCTGAAGTACTTCCCCGACAAGGCGGCCGACTACGTGCTCCGATCCCTGAACATTGCTATCGAGGGTTGCGAAAAGGTGGGCATTGTGGGACGCACTGGTGCCGGCAAATCTTCGCTGATCAACGCTCTGTTCCGTCTGTCCTACAACGAGGGAGCCATCCTGATCGACAGCCGCGACACCAACGACCTGGGACTGCACGATCTGCGCAGCAAGATCTCCATTATTCCTCAGGAGCCGGTGCTGTTCTCGGGCACCATGCGTTACAATCTGGATCCCTTCGACGAGTATAGCGACGCCAAGCTGTGGGAGTCTCTGGAGGAGGTAAAGCTTAAGCATGTGGTGGCTGATCTTCCCAGTGGCTTGCAGAGCAAGATATCCGAAGGCGGCACCAACTTCAGCGTGGGACAGCGCCAACTGGTGTGTCTAGCTAGAGCCATTCTTCGAGAGAATCGCATTCTGGTGATGGACGAGGCAACGGCTAACGTGGATCCGCAGACGGATGCTCTTATCCAGACGACTATTAGGAACAAATTCAAGGACTGCACGGTGCTCACGATTGCCCATCGTTTGCATACGGTTATGGACTCGGACAAGGTGCTGGTAATGGACGCAGGAAAGGCGGTGGAGTTCGGATCTCCGTTCGAGCTGCTCACAACCAGCGAGAAGAAGGTGTTCCACAGCATGGTGAAGCAGACGGGAGACTCCACTTTCGATGCCCTGCTGAAGGTTGCCCAAAAG GCCCATGATGACAACCTGCGGCTCAAGAAGGATTCTTGA